ACGGTGAAAACATAAAATTGAAATTTATCATTTATGTAAAAAATAAAATTGAATACTTACATAAAAATGAAAATGTCTGCAATTTTACTTTGAAATGAACAGAATAAAATAATGACACTACACATAAGGTTTCATTTTTAACGTTTGTTTATAACGTCTTAAAAATACGAATAGTTTAACATGTTTTTGACACCTAAATGTCACCAAGTTTTTAACAATTAAAAGCGTGAAAAAATAAAAACCTTTTAACACTTAAAATGTCAAAAAAATAATATCACTTAAAACTATTTAACACTATACATATTTTTTCACACTTAAGAtttttgacaccatattttttCGCACTTGAACACTTATGGGAATCAAAAACTTGTCAAAATTTTCCATGTATTAAGTGCCAAAAACAACATTTATTTGTAAAGTGATTAACGGTTTTCGCATTTATAAAAGTCTTCAAATTTAAGATCATTTTTATCAAATTAAAATTAGTGTATGAAAGTCTTTTATAATTTATCCATTTATTTGGCTAATTTATGCCCTTAGGGCATAAAATAAGCTTTAGTTAATATACTCAAAGTTTTCAAAGTTGATATATAAATTCAATTAGTAAACTCAATAATTtccatttatacatatattttatttattacaatTCATATTATGCATGGCAAGTTTTATTCAGTAAATATATTTTATCTCATGCCCTTATGGTACAAGTTAGATAATCTCATATTAGTTCACAAGTTACacaacaataatactaatagttatattaatagtaatagtagtagtagtagataATCTCATattgggtcttctcctttgacacagtctgggctttcagactttgtccctggacgtgctgtgattgatgcggctcgtcggaagcgggtcaagtacgaatctagttgtcaggcgattggttatggtttcattcctttctcattttcttcccttggggaattagagaaggaggctgtttctttgctaaagcgggttcagaagagttcgatggcgcaagatattggtgccggtgctgctgctcatatttttactaggataggttttgctattgctagaggtgtgggggcccagattgtctctaggcttcccactaattttttgtaagttttaaaacttttaagtttattattataataataataataataataataataataataataataataataataataataataataataataataataataataataataataataataataatagttgtcttTATATGGAAACTATTTAAAaagatttataaataaataaataaataaatagacaaGTATTTATAAATATTTCAATTCACATTTAAGTTTTCAAGTCTCAAAATATAAAAACGAGTTGATATAAAAAAGATAAATTAAATTGAACAACTATTAtatattaacataaaaataataatgagtATTATATCATTTGTAAGAAAATACAGTATTTGTAACTAATACCAAAGTATCCCAAAGTTTTATTAGAaactattgatatttgatataaataataattaaactacAAAAAATCATATATTATTAGAATGCAGCTAAAATAAATTATGTACTTGTGGGTAATAGAGTATCTATAACTAAtgcaaaattataaaaaaaatattcccCATGTCTCATGAAAAATGTTCACATTACTATTTGAATCTTTCTCAAATTAAGTGTCATTTACTCAAAATAAcactaaaaaaaatttaaattacaATTCTACCCCTTTTATATATGGAAGCTAGAAAAATATTTACTTCTAATTTCTTCTTTCATCGTTTATTTTGTTAAGTaaagtaattaattaaaattaaaataatatattaatTGAGAGACAAAATAGACATGTAAacaatatatattaaatttaacttcTTTTTTAATGATATTTTTTATGGAACTGAGGGAGTATAAATATCGATACCTGAATTTGATCTCCGATGTTGACGATTATTGCATGTGGGGCTGGTTTAACCGTGATCCATTCACCATCTTTTCGAACTTGAAGGCCACTAACATGCTCATCAGGAAGTAAGAAAGTCATGCCACCAGGATCCGAATGAGAAGATAGTCCAAGGGTCAAGTCGGGTTGTGGGCATTTTGGATAAATATTCACTCTTAAGCACGCCCCGATATCATCACCGCCAAAAGCGTTTTGAAGATAATCTTTTTGTAATCCTAGGTTACTTGAGAACACTTTGAGCATAATCTTGCCTAATTTTACAATCTTCTTCGAGTATTCTTCTGTCGTGTCCCTATTATTCACAAACAACGATATAAGAACATGCACATGAAAAGCTATTCAACCTTCTGATAACGGTTAACGGACAAATTTTTCATATTTAGTTTACCTAATGAGAGGAGTATTTTGACCTAGATATAGACACCAAACAGGATACCCTGTGATGATTTTTGACTATATCCCTAGTCAACTCAAGATATGCTGCTATTTAGGTTTGAACTTAAGAGCTCTTATGGGAACATTAGTGCCCTAACCCCTAGACTACGTTAATTATAATTGTTGCAAGGTGACTgttataatatgattatgataatttATTATATTACCCTAAGTTTCTGGTTAGAAGTTGTTTTATgatgtatatttgtttaaaaaaaataaatacttcGAAATTTAAATGACAAATACTTGTTACGAAAGCGACCACATGTTAAATTGGTTATATTGTGTTTACTTGAGTTGCTTGTTCAGAGAAACCCTTATTCTACCCATTTAGACCGTCTCTAACGCTAGCGTGTTACCACCCAAGTGCCACCAACACGTGGCTAACGCGGCGTGTTGGTGGGTAAAACTGCCAGCGTGCTGGAAGATGGCACGGAGCAGAAAGGGTGCGTATTGGCGACGTGGTTGATTTTGATTGGTTGTACACTTCATTTGTTGGCTCATCTCTCTTTGTAAATCTGTATTTATTTTGTTAATTGCAGATGAAAGgaaaattagggttttgagataCATGGAGAAAGAGGATGGAGACAGAGGGGGTGAGAAAACAGATGCGTGGATATAGAGTGTATAAAATAGAAAAAAATTCAATAATCAATAATTCTAttctataatatataataatataaatataaatataaaaaataataataaaaaataagttTAAAATTAGAATAATACGGAGTATAAATTTGATTTATGTAAGTTTAATTATATATTCAATTTTAACTTTTTTatgaatataaaataataataaataatttaactggttaaaaactaaaataaattatACATTATAAAttaagaaaaatgaaaaagaaataaaaaatacttCACCCCTACCCAGCAACACGCCATTCAGCACGCCACACATTACACATCAGTCTGACAGCACGCTCATCAAATACCCCACTCTCACCCAGCAACACGCGTTAAAAATGGTCTTATAGACATGGTTAAAAGAAAAGTATGTACCTTAGAAAAGGTGGTTGTGAAGGCCATTTCTTATGATCCTTAAGATTTGAAGGAAGATAGTTAAGAAAATAATAATCACTCCAATCAAGAATAGCACCCTTTTGAATCCCTATTCGACTCCCATAACCTTCATAAGTCTTTGGTGTGTTAGCATACTCTTGTTTAACTTCTATCGGTTGATGAAAAAACTCTCTCCAAACTTCTCTAACCTCATCAACAAGTTCATCATTTATCCCATGATTAACCACTTGAAAAAAACCCCATTCGCGACATGCAATAGAGATTTCATCCATGATGGCTTTCTGAGTTGCATTGTCACCATTTATCAATCCAAAAAGGTCGATAACTGGGATGTTTAAGTTGTCGTTTGATCTTGTGATACAAGGTCTTTCGGTTAAAGGTTTGATATACCGGTTTGGGATCACTTGGTTTTCGGCTTCTGACAACATTTGGACTTGTACAATCGGTTCCGACCACTGGCTAGGACAACTCATGTCTAAGCCTCTATGTTAGTTAATGCGTATAAGTATTTACAAATTGTGTTTTGAAGTGGTATAGCTAGATAGCAAGAGCCCTTTATATAGGGAGAGGAGTTTGGCGTGGTAGGGTGGATGAAAGTGTGAATATATATACTATTTCGGGTcttaatttataatttttttttgtctccaattaATGTTcattttgttttattatttatttattttccaaaataattttattacaattattaatatgtaaaaagaACTACTAATTATTATTGTATTGAGCTTTTCAATTTACTTTCGTTTATTTATTATTTCCAAATCTCAATTATTTAAATCTAAAAAAAGAGTTAAATGTTATCTAAAATATAAGGGTAATTAagtattaaattaattttaaataaataaaaattaacaaGTGACACTTATTTGGAAACGTAACTCTTAAAAAACACATTTAAAGAAAATATCAATATTGCATTTTAGTTTTGTTGATAATTATGGTTTTACGTCTAATTTTTACGTACTATCCTATTCATACTCGTATTTAATTGTAGACAATTAAATTGATTTACTTAAATAAAAAAACGTAAAATCTTATTCAATATATCTAACTATATACCCATTGTTTTTGGAAGTTAATACCACTCCTTATCTTAATAGTCGTTAACAAAACTTCTCTCATTTACATCATCAgcacaatattttttttttttttttaacattactTTGATAATCTCTTCATATCTTACACTCATACCCCAATCTTTAacacatttaaattattatttaaaaaacacATAAAAATAATTCTttgctaaataaaaataaatattaagtcaaaagatatttcataaataaataaaaaaaatattaacataTGGCACCATCCGTTCCAAAGAAAAACAAACACACAAAGAACGCCAAAGCAAACAACACATCTTCAACATGTATCCCGCTAGAACCAATCACTGACACCCTTGACGAGAACATACCACCTAATCAGCTCACTATGGAGGACGCTTTAATTGAAGACGATGAACATGTGAACACTGAAGTATCTGAAGAGCACGTGAATGAAACAACTGCACGTTTAAAGAAAACATCGTTGGAAGTTCCAAACGGGCTAATGTGGCAAGCAAGATGGGGAACACAGAATGTCTTCTTTAAGATAACATCTGAGGCAAATGCAAGACAACTGAGCAAAGGAAGGACAATTTCAAAACAACAATTGTTTAAGCTTTTTGATTAATTAAACACTTTGGTCAATGATAATGAGCACGACAATGATGATGAATGTTTCCTGGAGAATGAGTTGGACTACGGAGGGGATGATCAAGAGGTCATGTCTGAAGAAATAGCAACGAAATTGTTGGATAGGATTTTAACAAAGACAACACCATTAAAGTACAAACAAAAGTTAGCGCAGCCCGCCATCCGTGCAGCGGCGGTGGACAACTTCTTTGCGCTTATCACAGAAGATGAGGCTACTAAACCTCCAGTAATGTCAGAATCAACTCAATGTTTCATCACTCGTATAGAAAATTATCCACTTCCACGAAACTTGGGGATACCATCCATTGGTGTTTATGATGGAACATCTGATCCGGAGGATTTTTTGACTATGTTTGAAGGCGTAATGAGGTTGCAACACTGGGAGGATGAAGTTGCATGCCATATGTTGCAAGAGAATGGTTTACAAGTCTTCTGTCCAAAAGCATCACTAGATTTTTGGATTTGGGGGCCAAGTTTGTTATCAGTATCAGAGTTTGAGGAGTTGCATGTTATCACATTTGGATGCACATGAAATGCTATGCATCATAATGAATCTTTGAGAAACTTTATGAAGCGTTACACTGTCGAATGTCAGAAGATACCAGATATAACAGAGTCTCAGCTAGTGTCTGATTACATTTTTTGTGTGGATCAACGCTGTTTTTCAAGCCTAATTCATGCACTGCGATATGACGTCCCTAAAATTTTACATCAAGCGTTAGTAATCGCGCAAAAGCACTTGAGAGCtgggtgtaacaacccgactttttccatttactatcgttacttgtccgttaagtatttaacggtgtttacttacACTTGCgtgtttaacagaattaaatgcatatttgatcctagtggattacttgaattaatatgttatattaatttatggttTTATTTCGGATagcaaaataactagaaaacgttccgattaagttaatcgcttagaaagcttttcagtttacggaactcagttaGACAACAAAATAATTATTTACAATAATTATTGAGTTTACgaaaattatatttaatttatttaatgaattaaattcggtgattgcgtttcaacgactagttaacgttccggagacccggtacggttaacggcactcgaaacggaccacgcgtatACAAATAATTTAGCAAAACCGAGCCCAGGACACCCCTAGGTGGGCCAATCGGTTGAaccttcccccccccccccccccccccccaacacaTGGACCCCCTTATGGACTAAAAACTTGGGCAACAAGGTTACTTGTTAATTTAATTAGGCCCTAATCTTGAACTATAAATAGAAGTTTATACCACAAAcccttatttctttttttttttggccgATTGCTTCTCCCCTTCCCTATTCTTGTAGTTGATCACCAACCATACCACCATAGccatcaaaactcaaaattagaagaaaGCTTAAGCATAAATGTTGTTCCAATCGTCGTTCTCTACTCGTACGTACTAGCAATttgatattttaatgtataaatTGTAACCCTAATTTCTATAATTCAGATTTTTGTTCAAATACATGGTgtttcaagtctagtgctcaattaatggtgttttGCGTTGTAGTTTAACGTTTAATCGATCAattgatgttgtttgcatgaaaaacgaatttgtattttaatgatctgataaaattgacaTATGGACTGATATTGTAATATGTTTAGATGGATAGAtatcgaaaatttattaattttggactttgattttgcttgatttcgttatcgtatgctcaagatatgcttaatcgaagttttgactaggcTATGCTCGTAATACGAATTTTATGACTTGAATGCTTTGTGATTTAGTTAATGAAAAGTGTACTATCGTATTCCTtaagaaaaatcatgcatgttagacttaagatttgcgtcaaaagcttatgcaatgctcctattatgtcaaaacgaagatttgtgtttttaagtgagctgaatctgttttcgaagttaaataaaattatgtagagtaaactagaaattgattgaggctttgatATTCTGGAATATGTTGGTTTATATGTTAGTTTATGTTTTTAATTTGTATGCCAACTTGCGAAAatgtgattttccatgagatatgtGCTCGTCTAAGTGATGTGTTTATTTGTTGACCAAAACTAAAAtgtctgtaaagattgattaaactgtacGAACTAGCTAAATATATGTCTttaattattttatcactaaaattttggaatgttttgagatgactccaattgaccgttcgtcaaaatctattttctatattttttgagaattgtttcaaaactgacgcgcgtgctgaaactgatttagtaaaccataacTAGACCTTTTCTGGTTTCTAacttttatatatcgtatgaggctttggccggactttatggaatcaattttgagtctagttatgatctggatttggtcataattttatgaattatgtgctatgacttatagttgtatctttctacgatgtacgtatttagaaggcatgcgttaaactgcgaatgtgcaatttacttaactatgaactgtaaagtgttacttgacctaggtttgacatgttgaccatgtttgcatgacctactgagatgtttgactttagttgaccactttgactgagttgacttttggtttgactttggttgacttgcttggactagttgacttttaattgcttgttgagtcagtctgagcactaggactttgcgtgcactatgggttgacatagtatgacctatatgtgtatacttaagatgacctatttgactaggttgcgttgttcgggcgagattgttcgactacagtacgttttgctaagatatttcaggtgcttttgctaaggtgagtctacagtccctactatgttttacagggatgagatacatgctttttaaaactgttttacaaattaggcacaagtacttaaacaacTATACATATgatttcagatcaaaaatcccttagcttgattatattagttactttatgtaagctcgacttatagggatggtaccgttaggtttgaaaaaacctcaccgcaacataactggtgcttattttgtcgttacttgtacacttgatcggtgtatgcttaaaaagggtaaaaggaagacgtgtagcgctttagctatccgcaaaggttaaagttttataatcaagtgctcatgataatgtatgctTTTCTTACGATGTTTTCCAGAAATCTTGTGacctaacttacgaaatgctttactaaacctgtagattcactcaacgttttcgttgacgttTGGAAGTTTTATCTCAGGTCATAAAGGTAGTGCTTCCGCTATACAGAAGTTGTCATGCTTgtctgctgctagaactggacgatgTCCAACATattttatcaactttattttaagaacaaatattcgcatttaaactaatTACTTATTGAGATGTTTTGGGTTCATTTACGCTGGTTATTTTTGTCAAATACTTTCACGTtgcattttctttaataaatgactttggtttgataattaatgcgaatacttttcgaaaacgtctcatatagagggcgtgaccgctaaactgtgagaCCAGAATTAATAcatcgttagtggattctgacggagtattacatttgatatcagagcatattggttacctaggactaggctgcattagagagtgGAACGTTAGGACATCTATTGAGTCTAGACTGTAACCctagacttgttaagttacatgaaccctATTTACATTACTTTTTACTTTACTTAATTCCTATAAT
This genomic window from Rutidosis leptorrhynchoides isolate AG116_Rl617_1_P2 chromosome 2, CSIRO_AGI_Rlap_v1, whole genome shotgun sequence contains:
- the LOC139893495 gene encoding jasmonate-induced oxygenase 2-like gives rise to the protein MSCPSQWSEPIVQVQMLSEAENQVIPNRYIKPLTERPCITRSNDNLNIPVIDLFGLINGDNATQKAIMDEISIACREWGFFQVVNHGINDELVDEVREVWREFFHQPIEVKQEYANTPKTYEGYGSRIGIQKGAILDWSDYYFLNYLPSNLKDHKKWPSQPPFLRDTTEEYSKKIVKLGKIMLKVFSSNLGLQKDYLQNAFGGDDIGACLRVNIYPKCPQPDLTLGLSSHSDPGGMTFLLPDEHVSGLQVRKDGEWITVKPAPHAIIVNIGDQIQVLTNAIYKSVEHRVIVNPNKERVSLAYFFNPKSDVLIEPATELVTLKTPALYQPMTFDDYRRFIRIKGLHGKSQVDSLKSQR